In a genomic window of Jaculus jaculus isolate mJacJac1 chromosome 8, mJacJac1.mat.Y.cur, whole genome shotgun sequence:
- the Rcn1 gene encoding reticulocalbin-1, which yields MARGGRGLLRLALALLLALALRAKPTVRKERVLRPDSELGERPPEDNQSFQYDHEAFLGKEDSKTFDQLTPDESRERLGKIVDRIDSDGDGFVTTEELKTWIKRVQKRYIYDNVAKVWKDYDRDKDDKISWEEYKQATYGYYLGNPAEFQDSSDHHTFKKMLPRDERRFKAADLNGDLTATREEFTAFLHPEEFEHMKEIVVLETLEDIDKNGDGFVDQDEYIADMFSHEDSGPEPDWVLSEREQFNDFRDLNKDGKLDQDEIRHWILPQDYDHAQAEARHLVYESDKDKDEKLTKEEILDNWNMFVGSQATNYGEDLTKNHDEL from the exons ATGGCGCGCGGCGGCCGCGGCCTCCTGCGCCTGGCGCTCGCGCTGCTGCTGGCGCTGGCGCTGCGGGCCAAGCCCACGGTGCGCAAGGAGCGCGTGCTGCGCCCGGACTCGGAGCTGGGCGAGCGGCCGCCCGAGGACAACCAGAGCTTCCAGTACGACCACGAGGCCTTCCTGGGCAAGGAGGACTCCAAGACCTTCGATCAGCTCACCCCGGACGAGAGCCGGGAGAGGCTGGG GAAGATTGTTGATCGAATTGACAGTGATGGAGACGGTTTTGTCACCACTGAGGAGCTGAAAACTTGGATCAAACGGGTACAGAAAAGATACATCTATGATAACGTTGCTAAAGTCTGGAAGGATTATGATAGGGACAAAGATGATAAGATTTCCTGGGAAGAATACAAACAAGCCACATATGGCTACTACCTAG GAAACCCTGCAGAGTTCCAAGATAGTTCTGATCACCACACCTTCAAAAAGATGCTACCACGTGATGAAAGAAGGTTCAAGGCTGCAGACCTCAATGGAGACCTGACGGCTACTCGGGAAGAGTTCACCGCCTTTTTGCATCCTGAGGAGTTTGAGCATATGAAGGAGATTGTGGTTTTG GAAACACTGGAGGACATCGACAAGAATGGGGATGGGTTTGTGGACCAGGACGAGTACATCG CGGATATGTTTTCCCATGAGGACAGTGGCCCCGAGCCAGACTGGGTTTTGTCAGAACGGGAGCAGTTCAATGATTTCCGGGATCTGAACAAGGATGGGAAGCTGGACCAGGATGAGATTCGCCACTGGATCCTTCCTCAGGATTATGACCATGCTCAGGCTGAGGCCAGGCACTTGGTGTATGAGTCAGACAAAGACAAG GATGAGAAGCTAACTAAGGAGGAAATATTGGACAACTGGAACATGTTTGTTGGAAGTCAAGCTACCAATTATGGGGAAGATCTCACAAAAAACCATGATGAGCTTTGA